A section of the Bradyrhizobium oligotrophicum S58 genome encodes:
- the argS gene encoding arginine--tRNA ligase, translating to MVEQASTPYLFADMLARVHAICAALAKQGGWPEGIDFSRVVVEPPRDPSHGDMATNAAMVLAKEAKAKPRDLADVIAERLRADELVAKVDVAGPGFINLTLRPSVWAQALGTILREGAAYGRVAPVAGAPKVNVEYVSANPTGPMHVGHCRGAVFGDALCSLLQFAGRDVTREYYINDAGAQVDVLARSAFLRYREALGEDIGAIPDGLYPGDYLKPVGQALVAEHGDKLKAMPEAGWLGIVRDKAITMMMAEIKNDLAALNIRHDVFFSERSLIHQGNNKVAETIDFLRARGDVYEGRLPPPKGAPPEDWEDREQLLFRATAYGDDVDRPLIKSDGSYTYFASDIANHRHKFERGFADLIDVFGADHGGYIKRMQAAVKAVTAAQAVLDVKVVQLVKLLRNGEPVKMSKRSGDFVTLREVVDEVGRDAVRFMMLYRKNDAVLDFDLAKVIEQSRDNPVFYVQYGHARGHSIFRNARESVPDLPEEEGTRLAYLAQANLEKLSDPAEHDLLKRLALYPRTVESAALAHEPHRIAFYLYELASEFHALWTRGRDLPYLRFIIDDDAELTKARLAMVQGVVSVLASGLAILGVNAPDAMR from the coding sequence ATGGTTGAACAAGCTTCCACCCCCTACCTTTTTGCCGACATGCTCGCGCGTGTCCACGCCATCTGCGCTGCGCTCGCTAAGCAGGGCGGCTGGCCCGAGGGCATCGATTTCTCGCGCGTGGTGGTCGAGCCGCCGCGCGATCCGAGCCATGGCGACATGGCCACCAACGCCGCGATGGTGCTCGCCAAGGAGGCGAAGGCCAAGCCGCGTGATCTCGCCGATGTGATCGCCGAGCGCCTGCGGGCCGATGAACTGGTGGCCAAGGTCGATGTCGCAGGTCCCGGCTTCATCAATCTGACCCTGCGGCCGTCGGTCTGGGCGCAAGCGCTCGGCACGATCCTGCGCGAAGGCGCTGCCTACGGTCGCGTCGCGCCGGTGGCCGGCGCGCCGAAGGTGAACGTCGAATACGTGTCGGCCAATCCGACCGGTCCGATGCATGTCGGCCATTGCCGCGGCGCCGTGTTCGGCGATGCGCTGTGCAGCCTGCTGCAGTTCGCCGGCCGTGACGTCACGCGCGAGTACTACATCAACGATGCTGGCGCCCAGGTCGACGTTCTCGCGCGCTCCGCCTTCCTCCGGTATCGTGAAGCGCTCGGCGAAGACATCGGCGCGATTCCGGACGGGCTGTATCCCGGCGACTATCTCAAGCCGGTCGGGCAGGCGCTGGTGGCCGAGCATGGCGACAAGCTCAAGGCCATGCCTGAGGCGGGGTGGCTGGGAATCGTGCGCGACAAGGCGATCACGATGATGATGGCCGAGATCAAGAATGATCTCGCCGCGCTGAACATCAGGCACGATGTCTTTTTCTCCGAGCGCTCGCTCATCCATCAGGGCAACAACAAGGTCGCGGAAACCATCGATTTCCTGCGCGCGCGGGGCGACGTCTATGAAGGCCGCCTGCCGCCGCCGAAGGGCGCGCCGCCCGAGGATTGGGAAGATCGCGAGCAGCTGCTGTTCCGCGCCACCGCCTATGGTGACGACGTCGATCGTCCACTGATCAAGTCGGACGGCAGCTACACCTACTTCGCTTCCGACATCGCCAACCACCGGCACAAGTTCGAGCGCGGCTTCGCTGACCTGATCGACGTATTCGGCGCCGATCATGGCGGCTACATCAAGCGCATGCAGGCTGCGGTGAAAGCGGTGACGGCCGCGCAGGCGGTGCTCGACGTCAAGGTCGTCCAGCTCGTGAAGCTGTTGCGCAACGGCGAGCCCGTGAAGATGTCGAAGCGCTCCGGCGACTTCGTCACTCTGCGGGAAGTTGTTGATGAAGTGGGGCGCGATGCGGTCCGTTTCATGATGCTCTACCGCAAGAACGACGCCGTGCTCGATTTCGACCTCGCCAAGGTGATCGAGCAGTCGCGCGACAATCCCGTGTTCTATGTCCAGTATGGTCACGCCAGAGGGCATTCGATCTTCCGCAATGCCCGGGAGAGCGTCCCGGACCTGCCGGAAGAGGAGGGGACGCGACTCGCTTATCTCGCCCAGGCGAACCTCGAAAAACTGTCCGACCCGGCCGAACACGACCTCTTGAAACGCCTTGCGCTCTACCCACGTACGGTAGAGAGCGCGGCGCTCGCGCATGAGCCGCACAGGATCGCCTTCTACCTGTATGAACTTGCAAGCGAATTTCACGCCCTCTGGACGCGGGGGCGGGATTTGCCCTATTTACGCTTCATTATCGATGATGATGCAGAATTGACCAAGGCGCGTTTGGCCATGGTTCAGGGCGTCGTCTCGGTACTGGCGTCGGGACTTGCGATCTTGGGCGTTAATGCTCCTGATGCAATGCGCTGA
- a CDS encoding SPOR domain-containing protein, with the protein MADRYQDRPFPADGFGRGGNQQADADPLAELARLIGQNDPFAASGRATPQPQARPMARPAAPAPEQPPIGMAPPGPPTWMQRAPNAPQAAANPFADIGREPQQQAAPPPAYPAGFQDPRGREPGFPEQDFDRQDFAAGAGARQQGYPNAEFADQLSKLDYNVGESRHGFAENDRDYDRGNGFDDNEQDSSRYDDALFGQVGSGQQGFQGDGDFQDGQYGYQDGYDEGEEEERPRRRSGMSTVLAVLTLAVVGTGGAYGYKTYISSGRTGEPPIIRADNSPTKIMAQQDTTPKVPDRLLGNDGGEKMVSREETPMDLNTRGGNPRVVFPQMSQNGAPPPAGAGAAPMSQMANANGILPNSDPRPIKTLSVTGGNQAAADPTAAPPANPPPTKQTMQKGRKSPANANASAAAETPMPLTPQPANAPARIAAAVPVTEQTTSTATGGYLVSISSQASEAEAMTSYKAVQDKYGAVLSKYEPIIKRMDLGDKGGVKYRAAVGPFATKEEANKMCGTLKTAGGQCFPFSNN; encoded by the coding sequence ATGGCTGATCGTTACCAGGACAGACCCTTTCCCGCTGATGGTTTTGGCCGTGGTGGAAACCAGCAGGCCGATGCCGATCCGCTCGCGGAACTTGCCCGCCTGATCGGGCAGAACGATCCTTTCGCAGCATCAGGCCGGGCAACCCCGCAGCCTCAAGCGCGTCCAATGGCCCGCCCCGCAGCGCCCGCCCCGGAGCAGCCCCCCATCGGCATGGCGCCGCCCGGTCCCCCGACCTGGATGCAGCGTGCGCCGAATGCGCCGCAAGCGGCAGCCAATCCATTCGCCGACATCGGACGCGAGCCGCAGCAGCAGGCCGCGCCGCCTCCGGCCTACCCGGCCGGCTTTCAGGATCCGCGCGGCCGTGAGCCCGGATTTCCCGAGCAGGATTTCGATCGTCAGGACTTTGCGGCCGGCGCAGGCGCGCGGCAGCAGGGCTATCCCAACGCCGAGTTTGCCGACCAGCTGTCGAAGCTCGACTACAATGTCGGCGAGTCGCGCCACGGGTTTGCCGAGAACGACCGCGATTACGACCGCGGCAACGGCTTCGACGACAACGAGCAGGATTCCTCGCGCTACGACGATGCACTGTTCGGCCAGGTGGGATCCGGGCAGCAGGGCTTTCAGGGCGACGGCGACTTCCAGGACGGTCAGTACGGCTATCAGGACGGTTACGACGAAGGCGAGGAAGAGGAGCGGCCGCGCCGGCGCAGCGGCATGAGCACGGTGCTCGCGGTGCTGACCCTCGCAGTGGTCGGGACCGGCGGCGCCTATGGCTACAAGACCTATATCTCCTCCGGCCGCACCGGCGAGCCGCCGATCATCCGTGCCGACAACAGTCCCACCAAGATCATGGCCCAGCAGGATACGACGCCGAAGGTGCCGGATCGGCTGCTCGGCAACGACGGCGGCGAGAAGATGGTGTCCCGCGAGGAGACGCCGATGGATCTGAACACCCGCGGCGGCAATCCACGCGTGGTGTTTCCGCAGATGAGCCAGAATGGGGCTCCGCCGCCGGCCGGTGCTGGAGCGGCCCCGATGTCGCAGATGGCCAATGCCAACGGCATCCTGCCCAACTCCGATCCGCGGCCGATCAAGACGCTGTCCGTGACCGGCGGCAACCAGGCGGCGGCCGATCCCACTGCAGCGCCGCCGGCCAATCCGCCGCCGACCAAGCAGACGATGCAGAAGGGCCGCAAGTCCCCGGCGAATGCCAACGCCTCCGCGGCCGCCGAGACCCCGATGCCGCTGACGCCGCAGCCGGCGAATGCGCCCGCGCGCATCGCGGCCGCCGTGCCGGTGACCGAGCAGACCACCAGCACCGCCACCGGCGGCTATCTGGTGTCAATCTCGTCGCAGGCCAGCGAGGCCGAGGCGATGACGTCGTACAAGGCCGTGCAGGACAAATACGGCGCCGTGCTCAGCAAGTACGAGCCGATCATCAAGCGGATGGACCTGGGCGACAAGGGCGGTGTCAAGTACCGCGCGGCTGTCGGCCCCTTCGCGACGAAGGAAGAGGCCAACAAGATGTGCGGAACGTTGAAAACTGCCGGCGGACAGTGTTTCCCGTTTAGCAACAATTAA
- the nagZ gene encoding beta-N-acetylhexosaminidase codes for MTMRAFITGISGPDLTDAERAFIREFRPWGFILFKRNVQSPAQVTALVQELRNCAGRADAPVLIDQEGGRVQRLGPPHWPAYPAGVVFDRLYDLDSSAGLRAGWLSARLIADDLHKLGITVDCLPLADVPIAGADAVIGDRAYGTTPAKVAAIARAVTEGLEQGGVLPVLKHIPGHGRATADTHFRLPTVDTPEAELDATDFAAFKPLADLPMAMTAHVVFSAIDAAHPATTSATMIQRVIRERIGFQGLLMSDDVSMNALAGSLAERTRAIVAAGCDMVLHCNGNLDEMQAVAAETPELAGQALIRADRALAARKAPTSFDRGAARAELDALINRLGPASA; via the coding sequence ATGACCATGCGGGCTTTCATTACCGGCATCTCCGGCCCTGACCTCACCGACGCCGAGCGCGCGTTCATCCGCGAGTTCAGGCCCTGGGGCTTCATCCTGTTCAAACGCAACGTCCAGTCACCTGCCCAAGTGACTGCACTGGTTCAGGAATTGCGAAATTGCGCCGGCCGCGCCGACGCCCCCGTCCTGATCGACCAGGAGGGCGGGCGGGTGCAGCGGCTGGGACCGCCGCATTGGCCGGCCTATCCCGCCGGCGTGGTGTTCGACCGCCTCTACGACCTTGATTCGTCCGCGGGCCTCCGCGCCGGCTGGCTCAGCGCCCGCCTGATCGCCGACGATCTCCACAAGCTCGGGATCACCGTGGATTGCCTGCCGCTGGCCGACGTGCCGATCGCCGGCGCCGATGCCGTGATCGGCGACCGCGCCTATGGCACGACGCCGGCCAAGGTGGCGGCGATCGCCCGGGCGGTCACGGAGGGACTGGAGCAGGGCGGCGTGCTGCCGGTGCTGAAGCACATTCCCGGCCACGGCCGCGCCACCGCCGACACCCATTTCCGGCTGCCGACCGTGGACACGCCCGAGGCGGAACTCGACGCCACGGATTTCGCCGCCTTCAAGCCGCTCGCGGACCTGCCGATGGCCATGACTGCACATGTTGTGTTTAGCGCCATCGACGCCGCCCATCCGGCCACGACATCTGCGACAATGATCCAGCGGGTGATTCGCGAACGGATCGGGTTCCAGGGCTTGTTGATGAGTGATGACGTTTCCATGAACGCACTGGCGGGATCGCTCGCCGAGCGCACGCGCGCGATTGTCGCGGCGGGTTGCGACATGGTTCTGCATTGCAATGGCAATCTCGACGAGATGCAGGCCGTCGCGGCCGAGACGCCGGAGCTTGCGGGGCAGGCTCTGATCCGCGCCGATCGGGCGCTTGCGGCGCGGAAGGCACCCACAAGCTTCGATCGCGGCGCTGCGCGCGCCGAGCTCGACGCCTTGATCAACCGGCTGGGACCCGCGAGCGCATGA
- a CDS encoding segregation and condensation protein A, with protein sequence MTAEILSFETGRPTTELAEAEPALVVDVEGYEGPLDLLLALARQQKVDLAKISILALADQYLQFIEAARKIRLELAADYLVMAAWLAFLKSRLLLPEPPAQEGPSAEEMATALANRLRRLEAIREAANRLMNRPQFQRDVFPRGNPEGIAEIRRPKFTATLFDLLSAYAIQRQARVVTSVHMAKRTVWSLAEARASLERLVGMTEVSDDWGCLDDYLLDYVVEPAQKATVFASSFAAVLELVREGKLELNQKQAFAPLYFRKRPPIQPGAMAAPDLTVE encoded by the coding sequence ATGACCGCTGAAATTCTGTCGTTTGAAACCGGCCGTCCCACGACGGAGCTGGCCGAGGCCGAACCGGCGTTGGTGGTCGACGTCGAGGGCTATGAAGGCCCGCTCGACCTGCTGCTCGCGCTGGCGCGGCAGCAGAAGGTGGACCTCGCCAAGATCTCGATCCTGGCGCTGGCCGACCAGTACCTGCAGTTCATCGAAGCCGCGCGAAAAATCCGGCTCGAGCTTGCCGCCGACTACCTGGTCATGGCGGCGTGGCTCGCCTTCCTGAAGTCGCGCCTGCTGCTGCCTGAGCCGCCTGCGCAGGAAGGGCCGAGCGCCGAGGAGATGGCGACCGCGCTGGCCAACCGCCTCCGCCGGCTGGAGGCGATCCGCGAGGCTGCAAATCGTTTGATGAACCGGCCGCAGTTTCAGCGTGACGTGTTTCCGCGCGGCAATCCGGAAGGGATTGCCGAGATTCGCCGTCCCAAGTTCACGGCGACCTTGTTCGACCTGCTGTCGGCCTATGCGATCCAGCGCCAGGCACGCGTCGTCACGTCGGTGCACATGGCCAAGCGCACCGTGTGGTCGCTGGCCGAGGCGCGCGCCTCGCTCGAACGTCTCGTCGGCATGACAGAGGTGTCGGACGACTGGGGCTGCCTCGACGATTACCTTCTCGACTACGTCGTCGAGCCTGCCCAGAAGGCCACTGTCTTCGCATCGAGCTTTGCGGCCGTGCTGGAGCTGGTCCGCGAAGGCAAGCTCGAGCTGAACCAGAAGCAGGCGTTCGCGCCGCTGTATTTTCGTAAGCGTCCACCGATCCAGCCCGGCGCCATGGCTGCGCCGGACTTGACGGTTGAGTAA
- the scpB gene encoding SMC-Scp complex subunit ScpB — MASLAELRMEEPDEIAAIEPEVRPEELRILEALLFAAAEPLEQAALAKRMPDGVDIKAALAQLQAEYANRGVNLVRVANKWTFRTAGDLAWLMTRESTETRKLSRAAIEVLAIVAYHQPVTRAEVEEIRGVVTSKGTLDVLLETGWIKPRGRRKTPGRPLTFGTTDAFLAQFSLETLGDLPGLEELKGTGLLDSRLPTGFTVPTPSDDPTLREDEEPLDPGDLDLALAPAVEPEAAEAAVTEAEASDTAQAETATGETAELGTADAETAILDDDASPEAVVGDLDVSNADAEAEITEVSLTVEEFVAEQDEETVAELADVAAEAEAHVEEEAEAKVEVDAADDEGDVDTDEDGSPHRD; from the coding sequence ATGGCAAGCTTGGCGGAACTGCGCATGGAAGAGCCCGACGAGATTGCAGCGATCGAGCCTGAGGTGCGCCCCGAAGAGTTGCGCATCCTCGAGGCTCTCCTGTTTGCCGCGGCCGAGCCGCTGGAGCAGGCTGCGCTTGCCAAGCGTATGCCTGATGGTGTCGACATCAAGGCCGCGCTGGCGCAACTGCAGGCGGAATACGCCAATCGCGGCGTCAACCTCGTGCGCGTTGCCAACAAATGGACGTTCCGCACGGCCGGGGATCTTGCCTGGCTGATGACGCGCGAGAGCACCGAGACGCGCAAGCTGTCGCGCGCGGCGATCGAGGTGCTGGCCATCGTCGCCTATCACCAGCCGGTGACGCGTGCCGAGGTCGAGGAGATTCGCGGCGTCGTCACCTCCAAGGGCACGTTGGATGTTCTGCTCGAGACCGGCTGGATCAAGCCGCGCGGCCGCCGCAAGACCCCGGGCCGACCTTTGACCTTCGGCACCACCGATGCCTTCCTGGCGCAGTTCAGCCTGGAAACCCTCGGTGATCTGCCTGGCCTGGAGGAGCTGAAGGGCACGGGCCTGTTGGATTCGCGGCTGCCCACCGGCTTCACCGTTCCGACCCCGTCCGACGATCCGACCCTGCGCGAGGACGAGGAGCCGCTGGATCCGGGCGATCTCGACCTGGCGCTTGCACCGGCCGTGGAGCCCGAGGCGGCAGAGGCCGCGGTCACCGAAGCCGAAGCGTCGGACACGGCGCAGGCCGAGACGGCCACGGGCGAGACGGCGGAGCTTGGAACGGCGGACGCCGAGACGGCCATTCTGGACGACGATGCCAGCCCGGAAGCCGTGGTCGGCGATCTGGACGTGTCGAACGCCGACGCTGAAGCCGAGATCACCGAAGTGAGCCTGACCGTCGAGGAGTTCGTCGCGGAGCAGGACGAGGAGACCGTCGCCGAGCTGGCGGATGTTGCGGCCGAGGCTGAAGCTCATGTCGAGGAAGAAGCTGAGGCGAAGGTCGAGGTCGACGCAGCTGACGACGAGGGCGACGTCGATACCGACGAGGACGGCTCGCCGCACCGGGACTAG
- a CDS encoding twin-arginine translocase TatA/TatE family subunit encodes MGSLSIWHWIVVIAVVLLLFGRGKISDLMGDVAQGIKAFKKGMQDDDKAPEKTEPVKSIDHGATPSATRTDVGSKAV; translated from the coding sequence ATGGGTTCGCTTAGCATTTGGCACTGGATCGTGGTGATCGCGGTCGTCCTGCTGTTGTTCGGGCGCGGCAAGATCTCCGATCTGATGGGTGACGTCGCGCAGGGCATCAAGGCCTTCAAGAAGGGCATGCAGGACGACGACAAGGCGCCGGAGAAGACCGAGCCGGTCAAGTCGATCGATCACGGCGCGACGCCTTCGGCCACCCGCACGGATGTCGGCAGCAAAGCCGTTTGA
- the tatB gene encoding Sec-independent protein translocase protein TatB, with translation MFDIGWSELLVIGVVALIAIGPKELPGVLRMVGQWIGKARRMASEFQGQFQEAMREAEMADLKKSFDEVKEAASGFSPSGMMSSLQRDVDKALDIEGVDKPAEPVAPASDVAAASPELPLMTPTTPEPPRAETFAEAEAHQAEAHEVVGEPLAIVREIKPEAPAEAERLKDAKAS, from the coding sequence ATGTTCGATATCGGCTGGAGTGAGCTGCTCGTCATTGGGGTCGTCGCACTGATTGCGATCGGTCCCAAGGAGCTTCCGGGCGTTCTGCGCATGGTTGGGCAGTGGATCGGCAAGGCCCGCCGGATGGCCTCGGAGTTCCAGGGCCAGTTCCAGGAAGCCATGCGCGAGGCCGAAATGGCCGACCTCAAGAAGAGCTTCGACGAGGTCAAGGAGGCCGCAAGCGGTTTCTCCCCCAGCGGCATGATGTCGTCGCTGCAGCGTGACGTCGACAAGGCACTCGACATCGAGGGGGTCGACAAGCCCGCAGAGCCGGTGGCGCCCGCGTCGGATGTGGCTGCTGCTTCGCCCGAGCTTCCCTTGATGACCCCCACCACGCCTGAACCGCCACGCGCCGAGACCTTCGCGGAAGCGGAAGCTCATCAAGCCGAAGCTCATGAAGTGGTGGGCGAGCCGTTGGCGATCGTGCGCGAGATCAAGCCTGAAGCGCCGGCCGAGGCTGAACGTCTGAAGGACGCCAAAGCGTCATGA